One uncultured Flavobacterium sp. DNA segment encodes these proteins:
- a CDS encoding PKD domain-containing protein yields MNIKNKTVVILLFGVAVILLIVALLFPYNKRLSNLDFSIVDDNDNHQYELKEKLSFKINDSTLIADKKAVWYFGNGDSIVSKGSVDYTYDRAGKYLVTLKIDDKFDFSKQINIVNGRRLTAKDSIPKIFCSEFGYVGEEIVFTGYSPSSNNWYWEFGESGTIDSYEKQAIYVFTKPGIYTVKLETDKTKYPITREIEILQLYEPFKEPEVVDSAGIVINDIKKRLQIIANLGARDTRTYKEQVNYLKNKYICNDLSDVVVVVNEEKYNDFLSYCQGLHYLDGNSTIIQEVKLDTIKCFKQINITQKTKKQSN; encoded by the coding sequence ATGAACATTAAAAATAAAACAGTAGTTATCCTTTTGTTTGGCGTTGCGGTAATTTTACTTATAGTGGCATTACTATTTCCGTACAATAAAAGATTGAGTAATCTTGATTTTTCGATAGTAGATGATAACGATAACCATCAATACGAATTAAAGGAAAAATTATCTTTTAAAATAAACGACAGTACTTTAATAGCAGATAAAAAAGCGGTTTGGTACTTTGGTAACGGAGATTCAATAGTTAGTAAAGGAAGTGTTGATTATACTTATGATAGAGCGGGTAAATACCTGGTAACGCTCAAAATTGATGATAAATTTGATTTTTCAAAACAAATCAATATTGTCAATGGCCGCAGATTGACCGCAAAAGATTCTATCCCAAAAATATTTTGTTCGGAGTTTGGGTATGTAGGCGAGGAGATTGTATTTACAGGATACTCACCTAGTTCAAACAATTGGTATTGGGAGTTTGGTGAATCGGGAACTATCGATTCTTATGAAAAACAGGCGATCTATGTTTTTACCAAACCGGGCATTTATACCGTAAAATTAGAAACTGATAAAACAAAATATCCAATAACAAGAGAAATAGAAATTCTTCAGTTGTATGAACCCTTCAAAGAACCAGAAGTTGTCGATTCTGCCGGTATTGTTATAAATGATATTAAAAAACGATTGCAGATCATTGCCAATCTTGGAGCAAGAGACACCCGAACTTATAAAGAGCAGGTTAATTATTTAAAAAATAAATACATATGTAATGATTTATCTGATGTGGTAGTGGTAGTTAATGAAGAAAAATACAACGATTTTTTAAGTTATTGTCAGGGACTTCACTACCTAGATGGAAATTCTACTATTATTCAAGAAGTAAAACTAGATACTATTAAATGCTTCAAACAAATAAATATTACCCAAAAAACAAAAAAACAAAGTAATTGA
- the tssO gene encoding type VI secretion system TssO produces MKKAIEFDETYWKKVKFNLLFIISACVVFIVVTKFLLKTPNFNNTDMLNRINDYEKMQQIKIDYSDKSKLVFKTIDTIKYDINQVQRIDEVKRNISEYKQLYKDNEFHSSYNFCLIGGNLLNAFLEINLEESTVKKNDTLVQTSLNECKANFKNEH; encoded by the coding sequence ATGAAGAAGGCAATAGAATTTGATGAAACATATTGGAAGAAAGTAAAGTTCAATTTGTTATTTATCATAAGCGCTTGTGTTGTATTTATTGTTGTAACCAAATTTTTATTAAAAACACCCAATTTTAATAATACAGACATGCTTAACAGAATCAATGATTATGAAAAAATGCAGCAGATTAAAATAGATTATTCTGATAAATCTAAGCTGGTTTTTAAGACCATTGATACCATAAAGTACGATATTAATCAGGTACAGCGAATAGATGAGGTAAAAAGAAATATATCAGAGTATAAACAATTGTATAAGGATAACGAATTTCATTCGTCGTATAATTTTTGCTTAATTGGCGGGAACTTATTGAATGCTTTTTTAGAGATAAACCTTGAAGAAAGTACCGTTAAGAAGAACGATACTCTTGTACAAACCAGTCTTAACGAATGTAAAGCAAATTTTAAAAATGAACATTAA